The following coding sequences lie in one Spirosoma sp. KUDC1026 genomic window:
- a CDS encoding peroxiredoxin-like family protein, producing the protein MKILLTLALCAVSFLPVADVPQKAEDISPLLIGETIPDVSLQTIDGQSISLTKEVARQPTVLIFYRGGWCPYCNRQLAELRTLEPDLKKMGYQIIAISTDSPANLKSTLDKNELGFTLLSDADLTSAKAFGLAFKAPAAYSATLEKGSAGKNTEKLLPVPSVFLLSPQGIIKFEYINPNFKERIPGQLLKVAAETVRG; encoded by the coding sequence ATGAAAATACTGCTTACCCTGGCGCTGTGTGCCGTCTCCTTTCTTCCCGTCGCCGATGTCCCTCAGAAAGCCGAGGACATCAGTCCTCTGTTGATTGGCGAAACGATTCCGGACGTTAGCCTGCAAACGATTGACGGGCAGTCTATTTCGCTGACGAAAGAGGTAGCCCGGCAACCAACGGTTCTTATTTTCTACCGGGGAGGCTGGTGCCCGTACTGTAACCGACAACTGGCAGAACTGCGTACCCTGGAGCCCGATCTGAAGAAAATGGGCTACCAGATCATAGCCATCAGCACCGACAGTCCGGCAAACCTGAAAAGTACACTCGACAAAAACGAACTGGGTTTTACATTGCTTTCTGACGCAGACCTGACGAGCGCTAAAGCCTTTGGGCTGGCTTTCAAAGCCCCGGCGGCTTACAGCGCTACCCTGGAGAAAGGCAGTGCCGGAAAGAATACGGAGAAACTACTCCCTGTTCCGTCTGTGTTCCTGCTCAGCCCCCAGGGTATTATTAAGTTTGAGTATATCAATCCCAACTTTAAGGAACGAATACCGGGGCAGTTGCTTAAAGTAGCGGCTGAAACTGTACGCGGTTAG
- a CDS encoding patatin-like phospholipase family protein produces MARIGIALSGGGARGIAHLGVMKALLEMGVQFDQIAGTSAGAIAGALIANGYSPDESLKLIETSSFMRHLRPAWNRMGLLRIDTIIDLYKKYIPHDSFEGLQIPLHVVAVDLTDGIQVIFEQGELIRPVLASCCLPGIFEPMIINKRQYVDGGVLNNLPSDVIENKVDIMIGSHCNPFGLARPIRSMRSVIERSLILAVQSKTREKFQRCQVLIEPTELMGYSPTDISKSRELFRIGYQHTQQMASQIEKILIQPVSTST; encoded by the coding sequence ATGGCAAGAATTGGAATAGCCCTGTCGGGCGGAGGAGCACGGGGTATTGCCCATCTGGGCGTTATGAAAGCCCTGCTGGAAATGGGCGTACAGTTCGACCAGATTGCCGGAACCAGTGCGGGAGCTATTGCCGGAGCGCTCATTGCAAACGGGTATTCTCCCGACGAAAGCCTGAAACTAATCGAAACGTCCTCATTCATGCGGCACCTTCGACCGGCCTGGAACCGGATGGGACTCTTACGTATCGACACCATCATTGACCTCTATAAAAAGTACATTCCGCACGATAGTTTCGAAGGATTACAAATTCCGCTTCATGTCGTTGCTGTCGATCTGACCGACGGAATCCAGGTGATCTTTGAGCAGGGGGAACTGATTCGGCCGGTACTGGCGTCATGCTGCCTGCCGGGAATTTTCGAACCCATGATCATCAACAAGCGGCAGTACGTAGACGGGGGAGTACTCAATAATCTGCCGTCCGACGTGATTGAGAACAAGGTGGATATTATGATCGGGTCACACTGCAACCCCTTCGGGCTGGCTCGTCCCATCCGATCCATGCGTAGCGTGATTGAGCGGAGTCTGATTTTGGCGGTGCAGAGCAAAACCCGCGAAAAATTCCAGCGTTGCCAGGTACTGATTGAACCAACGGAACTGATGGGCTACAGCCCGACCGACATCAGTAAGTCGCGCGAGTTGTTTCGAATTGGTTACCAGCATACCCAGCAGATGGCTAGCCAGATTGAAAAAATCCTTATACAACCTGTCTCGACGTCGACCTAG
- a CDS encoding AraC family transcriptional regulator: MQYNYHDSRTKGRLRLLCAEPLLDQVPFRHGRLLTIAWNTGPTQQVIIDNLTYSMPAQSILPLMMSQSFAFEEPETIVAWQFDREFYCIADHDEEVSCAGFLFYGARIPMFIQLSDQEQHRFGALLTVFYDEFSTQDTIQGEMLRMLLKRLIIKLTRLGREQYVDGALSDKELTLVRRFNLLVEINYRTLHNVRAYADLLNKSPKTLANVFALYNQQSPRQIIHERIAMEARRLLLYSDKSTKEIAAELGFEEVSNFSRFFKKQIKLAPSDFRKENQNTLPDLGKS, from the coding sequence ATGCAGTACAACTACCATGACTCCCGAACAAAAGGCCGTTTACGGCTGCTTTGCGCCGAGCCGCTCCTGGATCAGGTCCCGTTCCGGCATGGGCGTCTGCTGACCATTGCCTGGAACACCGGCCCCACGCAACAGGTGATAATCGATAACCTGACCTACTCAATGCCAGCGCAGTCGATTTTACCGCTCATGATGAGCCAATCCTTTGCCTTCGAGGAACCGGAGACTATTGTGGCCTGGCAGTTCGACCGGGAGTTCTATTGCATTGCTGACCATGACGAAGAAGTTTCCTGCGCTGGTTTTCTGTTCTACGGGGCTCGAATACCGATGTTTATTCAGTTGTCGGATCAGGAGCAACACCGGTTCGGTGCGCTGTTAACCGTCTTTTACGACGAATTTTCGACCCAGGATACGATTCAGGGGGAAATGCTGCGGATGCTCCTGAAACGGCTGATCATCAAACTAACCCGTCTGGGACGGGAGCAATACGTAGACGGAGCCCTGAGCGATAAAGAACTAACTCTGGTCCGGCGATTTAATCTGCTGGTCGAGATCAATTACCGAACACTTCACAACGTTCGGGCCTACGCCGACCTACTGAACAAATCGCCCAAAACCCTGGCGAATGTGTTTGCGCTGTATAATCAGCAAAGTCCCCGGCAGATTATCCACGAACGGATAGCGATGGAAGCCCGGCGATTGCTGTTATACAGCGATAAATCGACGAAAGAGATCGCGGCTGAGCTGGGTTTTGAGGAAGTTTCCAACTTCAGTCGTTTTTTCAAAAAACAGATTAAACTAGCTCCTTCTGATTTTCGGAAAGAAAATCAGAATACTCTTCCAGACCTCGGGAAAAGTTGA
- a CDS encoding MBL fold metallo-hydrolase has product MMLQTLNTGLFKLDGGAMFGVVPKPLWNKLNPADEQNRCTWAMRCLLYESGERLLLVDTGIGDKQDAKFFGHYDLHGSGSLQGSIRAAGYDLTDVTDVLLTHLHFDHVGGAVQRTGDLLRPAFSNATYWVHSAHWQWATEPNLREKASFLAENIRPLQESGQLSFLDRQPFPFEAIDLMYVDGHTEKMALPIYRIGGRTVAYVADLIPSAAHLPLPYVMSYDVRPLLSMDEKAQLLQRAADEDWILVFEHDPIVEAATVMHTEKGVRLRDKGPLSAFL; this is encoded by the coding sequence ATGATGCTTCAAACTCTTAATACGGGCTTATTCAAACTCGACGGCGGAGCTATGTTTGGCGTAGTGCCCAAACCACTCTGGAATAAACTTAACCCGGCCGACGAACAGAACCGCTGCACCTGGGCTATGCGCTGCCTGCTCTACGAATCGGGCGAGCGGTTGCTGCTGGTCGACACCGGTATTGGTGACAAACAGGATGCTAAATTTTTCGGTCATTACGATCTGCACGGCTCTGGCTCGTTGCAGGGGTCTATTCGTGCGGCTGGCTACGACCTGACCGATGTAACCGACGTACTACTCACGCACCTGCATTTCGACCACGTTGGAGGAGCCGTTCAGCGTACCGGTGATCTGCTTCGGCCTGCGTTTTCGAACGCTACGTACTGGGTTCATTCGGCGCACTGGCAGTGGGCTACTGAACCGAATCTACGCGAGAAAGCCTCTTTTCTGGCCGAAAATATCCGGCCGCTGCAGGAAAGTGGTCAGCTCAGTTTTCTGGACAGACAGCCTTTTCCGTTTGAGGCCATCGATCTGATGTACGTCGATGGCCATACCGAAAAGATGGCCTTGCCCATTTATCGTATCGGGGGCCGGACCGTTGCTTACGTAGCCGATTTGATTCCATCGGCAGCCCATCTGCCACTGCCGTACGTAATGAGTTACGACGTTCGACCGTTGTTGAGTATGGACGAAAAAGCCCAGCTACTCCAGCGAGCCGCCGACGAAGACTGGATACTGGTGTTCGAACATGATCCGATAGTGGAAGCGGCCACTGTCATGCATACGGAAAAAGGCGTGCGACTTCGTGACAAAGGTCCATTAAGCGCGTTTTTGTAG
- a CDS encoding cytochrome b/b6 domain-containing protein: MKRIVHKHPLAIRWFHWINFPVLFVMIWSGLLIYWAYDPYKIQIGDYVLFSFFPDGFYKALNVPFRLADGMAWHWVFMWVFIANGILYILYTFISGEWRHLVPNRHSFREAIQVTLYDFGLRKTQPPFIKYNGAQKIAYFTVMLMGIGSALTGYAIYKPAQFNGLTTLLGGYEAARLEHFVLTIGFVLFFVIHIWQVIQAGWQNFQSMVTGFETIKPNDPDRPLVDEEPTDTPTQPIAS, encoded by the coding sequence ATGAAACGTATTGTTCATAAGCATCCGCTGGCCATCCGATGGTTTCACTGGATTAATTTCCCAGTGCTGTTCGTCATGATCTGGAGTGGCCTGCTCATTTACTGGGCCTACGATCCGTATAAAATCCAGATCGGAGATTACGTACTATTTTCATTTTTCCCGGATGGCTTTTACAAAGCCTTGAATGTACCGTTCCGACTAGCCGATGGTATGGCCTGGCACTGGGTATTCATGTGGGTCTTCATAGCCAACGGAATTCTGTATATTCTTTACACCTTCATTTCGGGCGAGTGGCGGCATCTGGTGCCAAACCGGCATTCGTTCCGGGAGGCTATTCAGGTAACACTGTATGATTTCGGCCTCCGTAAAACCCAGCCGCCATTTATCAAGTACAACGGCGCGCAGAAGATCGCTTATTTCACCGTGATGCTGATGGGCATTGGCTCCGCGCTGACAGGCTACGCTATTTACAAACCAGCGCAGTTCAACGGGCTAACCACCCTGCTGGGCGGGTATGAAGCGGCCCGGCTGGAGCATTTTGTGCTTACCATTGGCTTCGTCCTGTTTTTCGTTATTCATATCTGGCAGGTTATCCAGGCGGGCTGGCAGAATTTCCAATCGATGGTTACGGGTTTTGAAACCATCAAGCCCAACGATCCCGACCGTCCGCTTGTTGATGAAGAACCCACCGATACACCTACGCAACCCATTGCCTCATGA